The Microbacterium sulfonylureivorans region GGCATCCCGGTCAACGTCATCCGCATCGACGGCGCGACCGCCGTCGTCCGCGCCACCGACCCGATCGCATCCCCCCCGGAGGACCCTCGCGCATGAGCGACGTCGACGCCATCATCCCCACGACCATCGCGTGGCTCCTTGCCGTCGCGGTCTTCATCTTCGTCCTGGTGGTGATCGTCCGCTCGATCCGGATCATCCCGCAGGCGAGCGCAGGCATCGTCGAGCGGCTCGGGCGGTACCACAAGACTCTGTCGCCGGGACTGAACCTCCTCGTGCCGTTCATCGACCGCCTGCGCCCGCTGATCGACATGCGCGAGCAGGTCGTCTCGTTCCCGCCGCAGCCGGTGATCACCGAGGACAACCTCGTCGTCTCCATCGACACCGTCGTCTACTTCCAGGTCACAGACGCGCGCGCGGCGACCTACGAGATCGCCAACTATCTGGGCGCGGTCGAGCAGCTGACCACGACCACGCTCCGCAACGTCGTCGGCGGTCTGAACCTCGAAGAGGCCCTCACCAGCCGTGACAACATCAACGGCCAGCTCCGTCTCGTCCTCGACGAGGCGACGGGCAAGTGGGGCATCCGCGTCGGGCGCGTCGAGCTCAAGGCGATCGACCCGCCGCACAGCATCCAGGACTCGATGGAGAAGCAGATGCGCGCGGAGCGCGACCGTCGTGCGCTCATCCTGACCGCCGAGGGCACGAAGCAGTCCGCGATCCTGACGGCCGAGGGCCAGCGTCAGGCCGAGATCCTCAAGGCCGAGGGCGACAAGCAGGCCGCTGTGCTCCGCGCCCAGGGCGAGGCCGAGGCGATCCAGGTCGTCTTCGACGCCATCCACGCGGGCGATCCGGACGACAAGCTCCTCGCCTACCAGTACCTGCAGACGCTTCCCAAGATCGCCGACAGCGCGTCGAGCAAGCTCTGGATCATCCCGAGTGAGTTCACCGAGGCGCTCAAGGGCTTGAGCGGGTCGTTCCTCGGCGCCACCGTCGACGGCGCGGCGAGGAGCCGGCCGCAGGAGACCCGCCCGGCTGTCGAGCCTCCCACTCCGTGACCCACCCCTGGTTCGAGGGCGCCCGGACGCCGAGGGTCCTCGCCCACCGGGGACTGGTGACGGCGGAGGATGCCGCGCACGGCGTCGAGGAGAACTCGTTCGCCGCCGTGGCCGGAGCCCACTCCGCCGGTGCTGAATACGTCGAATCGGACTGCCATCTGACCGCGGACGGAGTCGTCGTGCTGTTCCACGACGACGATCTGTCCCGCGTCACCGGCGATCCCCGGCTCGTCGCCGACGTCTCGTCCTCCGAGCTCGAGAGCCTGATGTCGGGCCGCGGCGGCCTCATCACCCTCGATCAGGCTCTGGACGCGTTCCCCACCGTGAAGTTCAACCTCGATGTGAAGGCCGCCGCCGCGGCGGAGCCCGTCGGGCGCGCCGTCGCCCGTCACGGTGAACGTGTGCTCCTCAC contains the following coding sequences:
- a CDS encoding SPFH domain-containing protein translates to MSDVDAIIPTTIAWLLAVAVFIFVLVVIVRSIRIIPQASAGIVERLGRYHKTLSPGLNLLVPFIDRLRPLIDMREQVVSFPPQPVITEDNLVVSIDTVVYFQVTDARAATYEIANYLGAVEQLTTTTLRNVVGGLNLEEALTSRDNINGQLRLVLDEATGKWGIRVGRVELKAIDPPHSIQDSMEKQMRAERDRRALILTAEGTKQSAILTAEGQRQAEILKAEGDKQAAVLRAQGEAEAIQVVFDAIHAGDPDDKLLAYQYLQTLPKIADSASSKLWIIPSEFTEALKGLSGSFLGATVDGAARSRPQETRPAVEPPTP
- a CDS encoding glycerophosphodiester phosphodiesterase family protein; this translates as MTHPWFEGARTPRVLAHRGLVTAEDAAHGVEENSFAAVAGAHSAGAEYVESDCHLTADGVVVLFHDDDLSRVTGDPRLVADVSSSELESLMSGRGGLITLDQALDAFPTVKFNLDVKAAAAAEPVGRAVARHGERVLLTSFSDERRRMALSVAAAAAGTGIIPATSAGSATIARLLAAVAMRSDRLVRRALAGVDALQVPERQGRLRVVTPRLIAAAHRHGVEVHVWTVNDPADMGRLVALGVDGIVTDRADLALRTLG